The Streptomyces puniciscabiei genomic interval CAGCCACCCCGGAGGTCGCCAGCTCATGGCGGGCGCGATGACCGTGCCCAGCCCGATGCCGACGAGTACCAGCTGGGGCAGTACCTGCGTCATGTATCCGCTGTTCAGGTCCAGCGTGGTCATCCAGATCAGCCCTGCGGCCGCAATGGCCATGCCCAGCGGTACCACCGGCTTCGGTCCTATGGGCGCCACCAGGACGTTGACGGATGACGCGGGTGATTCAGCTCGGAGAGGCCGACGGCCTCCCCCCTCAGGAGGGAGACCAGGAACAAGCCGACGACCATGGTCATTGCACGTTCAGCGCCGGCATACGGCTGCCGTGCAGAGGCTGGATGTGGAACCACCCCGCCGGGCGGTCTCACCCGATGCGACGGGGTGGCTCTCCTGTGTCGCAGCGTGATATCGCCCGACTGCCGGCGCGCCTCAGGCGCCGGCGCTTGGGGCGCAGCGTCTCAGGCCGACCGGCTCAATGGCCGGCGTGCCGGCCGTCACGACCGGCGGTGAGGCGGCCTTCCAGGCCCGTGATCAGCGTGTCCATCACGAGACGGAACATGTGGTCCTGGTCAGGGCCTTCAGGGGCCGCACTCGCAGAGCCAGGGTCTGCGTCCGCGGCCCCCTCCTCGTCGGCTTCAGGGCCGTGGGACTTGAGGGTCGACCACTGGTGGAGAGCGCCGTTGAGTTCTGCGGTGAGGACACCGATGACGACGGCGACCATCAGCGCGGCGATCTCCGAGACCTCTGACTGCGGCACACCGGCAGCGGCCACGATGGCGGTGAGGGCGGTCCAGAACGGGTCGTCGGGCTGGATGAAGTCCGGCTGGTGGCTGAACGAGTACGCCAGCAGCTTCGGGTGACGGTGCGCCAGGGTCCGGAAGTCCGTGGCGAGCAGGCGGATCCGCTCCTGCCAGGGCGCGTCCTCCAGTGTCACGGTGCGGAACTGCGCTCCGACCATTCTCGTCACGCCGCGCAGCACGGCTTCCTTGTTCGGCACGTGGTGGTACAGCGACATCGGGTTCGCGTCGAGCGCGGTGGCGAGTTTGCGCATGGTGAGCGCCTCGACCCCGTCCTCGTCGATGAGCCGCAGGGCGGCGGCGTAGATCCCGGCCTCGGTCAGAGGCACGTCCCTCTTCCTCGTTCCCCGCGGGGGACGCCTCACCTTCTTTTCCATACCTCG includes:
- a CDS encoding TetR/AcrR family transcriptional regulator — protein: MPLTEAGIYAAALRLIDEDGVEALTMRKLATALDANPMSLYHHVPNKEAVLRGVTRMVGAQFRTVTLEDAPWQERIRLLATDFRTLAHRHPKLLAYSFSHQPDFIQPDDPFWTALTAIVAAAGVPQSEVSEIAALMVAVVIGVLTAELNGALHQWSTLKSHGPEADEEGAADADPGSASAAPEGPDQDHMFRLVMDTLITGLEGRLTAGRDGRHAGH